From the Lacipirellulaceae bacterium genome, the window TAGTGGTTATGCCCAATCACGTGCACTTGATCGTGCAATTTCGGTCAGGGACATCACTTGCGAAGCAGACGAGGAGTTGGCTGCAATACTCTGCTAGAGAGGTTAATCAACGATTAGGTCGCCAGGGTAAGTTCTGGCAAAGCGAGCCTTTTGATCATTTGATTCGCAGTGAGGAGCAGTTTCATTACTTGCGTAGATATATCGCCGAGAATCCGGAAAAGGCAGGGCTTGGTGTGGGGGAATACTTGTATTGGAATCGAGTTGAGGGGTTTCAGTAAAACCACGCTCCGCGTGGT encodes:
- a CDS encoding transposase produces the protein MPKQVVDAWQKELRTWLAQQDFELAIAERPEWESAIPLRLRKQYRKLKRQGWLNRLDECHGDCVLRQPELSMLVAKTLLHFEGDRYDTDCLVVMPNHVHLIVQFRSGTSLAKQTRSWLQYSAREVNQRLGRQGKFWQSEPFDHLIRSEEQFHYLRRYIAENPEKAGLGVGEYLYWNRVEGFQ